One genomic segment of Cellulophaga sp. HaHaR_3_176 includes these proteins:
- a CDS encoding DinB family protein encodes MKLNEILLNEFKDEMNTTRKFLNSISEDVFEFTPHEKSKKMGELANHILPISSWIPAITQNSELDWSTAPSPAVLNSKEAILKQFEENIIVGEKALEATNNDQLMESWTMRNADTVMFSGTKETAIRRYVLSHTVHHRAQLGVYLRLNNIKVPASYVASADEVLF; translated from the coding sequence ATGAAGCTGAACGAGATACTTTTAAATGAGTTTAAAGATGAAATGAATACCACCAGAAAATTTTTGAATTCTATTTCTGAAGATGTATTTGAATTTACACCGCATGAAAAATCAAAAAAAATGGGTGAACTAGCAAACCATATATTACCTATTTCTAGTTGGATACCTGCAATTACTCAAAATTCAGAATTAGATTGGAGTACAGCACCATCACCAGCGGTATTAAACTCTAAAGAAGCTATTCTTAAACAGTTTGAAGAAAATATAATTGTAGGAGAAAAAGCTTTAGAAGCCACCAATAACGATCAGTTAATGGAATCGTGGACAATGAGAAATGCTGATACGGTTATGTTTTCTGGCACAAAAGAAACAGCTATTCGTAGGTATGTACTTAGCCATACAGTACATCACAGAGCTCAATTAGGAGTTTATTTACGCCTGAACAATATTAAGGTACCTGCAAGTTATGTTGCATCGGCAGATGAAGTTCTATTTTAG
- a CDS encoding outer membrane beta-barrel protein, whose amino-acid sequence MKHICIAFTAFIMTATAYSQFQISASSGYAFGSAGMKLGETINVSETENYYGSYGEGTNVQLRGTYFFNESFGVDLSLGYLRGTDQTVSNINVPSTTVDAVARARAFGASTSVVYKFTNNIYGRFGALLKIGGKTEAVVYSKSVFSEAEAEAFGVPNGSYSETNYTEDFHGHFPIGFVGALGYNFELDSNFSLFVEAEYYGISLKRKDSELADFNTNIVLPDGTVAVSGFFTLDNLPEGTVNKTTYVDNLSNTNTDASKKLSQKVPYSSFGINFGITYKFKSSVDKE is encoded by the coding sequence ATGAAACATATATGTATCGCATTTACTGCGTTTATAATGACTGCTACAGCATACAGTCAATTTCAGATTTCAGCAAGTTCTGGCTATGCTTTTGGTAGTGCAGGAATGAAATTGGGAGAAACAATTAACGTATCAGAAACTGAGAACTATTATGGTAGTTATGGCGAAGGTACAAATGTACAATTGAGAGGTACTTATTTTTTTAATGAGTCTTTTGGTGTCGATTTAAGCTTGGGTTATTTACGAGGTACAGATCAAACAGTATCTAATATTAATGTTCCGAGTACTACTGTAGATGCTGTTGCTAGAGCTCGTGCTTTTGGAGCATCAACATCTGTAGTGTATAAATTTACCAATAATATTTATGGCCGTTTTGGTGCCTTATTAAAAATTGGTGGTAAAACTGAAGCTGTAGTTTACAGTAAATCTGTTTTTTCAGAAGCCGAAGCTGAAGCTTTTGGAGTGCCAAATGGTTCTTACTCTGAGACTAATTACACAGAAGACTTTCACGGTCATTTTCCTATAGGTTTTGTTGGTGCTTTAGGGTATAATTTTGAATTAGATTCTAATTTTAGCCTTTTTGTAGAAGCTGAATATTACGGTATTAGTTTAAAACGTAAAGACTCTGAGCTTGCCGATTTTAATACGAATATTGTTTTACCTGATGGTACAGTTGCTGTAAGTGGTTTTTTCACTTTAGATAATTTACCAGAAGGTACCGTTAATAAAACAACCTATGTAGATAATTTATCGAACACGAATACAGATGCTTCTAAAAAATTATCGCAAAAAGTACCTTATTCTTCTTTCGGAATTAATTTTGGTATCACCTACAAATTTAAATCTTCAGTTGATAAAGAATAA
- a CDS encoding DUF6789 family protein, whose product MKNEFAKYAIAGILGTVVMTIIMIVGPNMGMPEMAPWKLLSGAIGVSITVGWVLHFMMGIIFALTYGYAFAPNVSIKNIWLKGIAFGIVALVLAQIGMKVMGVIFEMPPMDGSMPMRLVAMLIGHIAFGLTTAKIINK is encoded by the coding sequence ATGAAAAATGAATTTGCAAAATATGCAATAGCAGGAATTTTAGGAACCGTAGTAATGACAATAATAATGATTGTTGGACCAAATATGGGAATGCCAGAAATGGCACCTTGGAAGTTACTATCTGGTGCTATAGGTGTGTCAATTACTGTAGGATGGGTGTTACACTTTATGATGGGAATCATATTTGCCTTAACATATGGATATGCTTTTGCTCCCAATGTCAGTATTAAAAACATATGGCTAAAAGGTATCGCATTTGGTATTGTAGCGCTTGTTTTAGCACAAATAGGAATGAAAGTTATGGGAGTAATTTTTGAAATGCCACCGATGGATGGTTCTATGCCAATGCGATTAGTAGCTATGCTTATCGGCCATATTGCTTTTGGTCTAACAACGGCTAAAATAATCAACAAATAA
- a CDS encoding thiamine pyrophosphate-dependent enzyme — MSKNVSEQLLDILVNVGVENIYGVTGDALNFFVKAIEERDDVDWIGMKHEGNASFAAFGHSQTKNGLGVCAGTVGPGALHLINGLYNAKKERTPLIAITGQIDQKQQGTNFFQEVDLKKVFDDVCDYQAIIKTPEQAPMVIQKAIKIAMANNAVCRIELPANIAEMKAENQQFVHAIKKYVSRLVPDKETVLEAASLLNKAKTVGILAGDGCRESRDAVLTLSKKLNAPIVHSLRASDVFDHDTENVVGLTGLIGNPSGYNAVMKCDLLLMLGTDFPYIDFLPHDTKTIQVDIRQENIGNRTSVSLGVWSDIYSFLDLLNPKIEQKNDTRFIDKLKESFDGWRKNMKEQASPTRENEPLHPQIFAGFIDEYAADDAIFTVETGTSAIWAAHHISFNKQRRLIGSFNHGSMAVGLPSAIGAQMANPNKEIWCLSGDGAFNMAMQDFITAVKYELPIKVLIFNNSELSFVKLEMEQVGLAASLDALHETNVNFAEYAKLCGGDGVRVEHAKDIGAAIQQAKNSTKPFIIDAVVSSGALSLPPHIGIKEAIGFGTSKIKEVGQVITGDKSQWENIKKELQSYFD, encoded by the coding sequence ATGAGCAAAAATGTATCAGAACAATTACTAGATATACTAGTAAATGTTGGTGTAGAAAATATATATGGAGTTACAGGTGATGCCCTTAACTTTTTTGTTAAAGCGATTGAAGAACGTGACGATGTAGATTGGATAGGTATGAAACATGAAGGTAATGCCTCTTTCGCTGCCTTTGGACATAGCCAAACCAAAAATGGTTTAGGTGTATGTGCAGGTACAGTAGGTCCTGGAGCTTTGCATTTAATCAATGGTTTATATAATGCTAAAAAAGAACGTACTCCGCTAATCGCAATTACAGGTCAAATAGATCAAAAACAACAAGGAACTAACTTTTTTCAAGAAGTAGATCTAAAAAAAGTATTTGATGATGTTTGTGATTATCAAGCGATCATTAAAACGCCTGAACAGGCACCTATGGTCATACAGAAAGCTATAAAAATAGCCATGGCTAATAATGCTGTTTGTAGAATAGAATTACCTGCAAACATAGCAGAAATGAAAGCTGAAAACCAACAATTTGTACATGCTATAAAAAAATATGTTTCTCGCTTAGTACCTGATAAAGAAACAGTGTTAGAAGCGGCTTCGTTATTAAATAAGGCAAAAACAGTTGGTATTTTGGCAGGTGATGGTTGTCGTGAAAGTCGTGATGCTGTACTTACCTTATCAAAAAAACTAAATGCACCAATAGTACATAGTTTACGTGCTAGTGATGTATTTGATCATGATACAGAAAATGTTGTCGGGTTGACAGGGTTGATAGGAAATCCATCTGGCTATAATGCAGTAATGAAATGCGATTTGCTATTGATGCTAGGTACTGATTTTCCATACATTGATTTTCTACCACACGACACAAAAACCATTCAGGTCGATATAAGACAAGAGAATATAGGTAATAGAACTTCAGTTTCTTTAGGAGTTTGGAGTGACATTTATTCTTTTTTAGATTTGCTTAATCCTAAAATAGAACAGAAAAACGACACTAGATTCATTGATAAATTGAAAGAAAGTTTTGATGGTTGGAGAAAGAATATGAAAGAGCAGGCTTCTCCGACACGAGAAAATGAGCCTTTACACCCACAAATATTTGCAGGTTTTATAGATGAATATGCTGCTGACGATGCCATTTTTACGGTAGAAACAGGGACTTCGGCAATATGGGCTGCCCATCATATTTCGTTCAATAAACAAAGACGCCTTATAGGTTCATTTAATCATGGCTCTATGGCAGTTGGTTTGCCATCTGCAATAGGTGCTCAGATGGCCAACCCAAATAAAGAAATTTGGTGTTTAAGTGGTGATGGTGCATTTAATATGGCTATGCAAGATTTTATAACTGCAGTGAAATATGAACTGCCTATAAAAGTGCTTATTTTCAATAATTCTGAACTTAGTTTTGTAAAATTAGAAATGGAGCAAGTTGGGTTAGCAGCAAGCTTAGATGCCCTACATGAAACGAATGTAAATTTTGCTGAATATGCCAAATTATGTGGCGGTGATGGTGTACGAGTAGAGCACGCGAAAGATATTGGTGCAGCCATACAACAGGCGAAAAATAGTACAAAACCTTTTATTATAGATGCTGTTGTTAGTAGCGGTGCATTATCACTACCACCGCATATAGGTATAAAAGAAGCTATAGGTTTCGGTACCTCTAAAATAAAAGAAGTAGGTCAAGTAATTACCGGCGACAAATCGCAATGGGAAAATATTAAAAAGGAGCTACAATCTTATTTTGATTAA
- a CDS encoding flavodoxin family protein, which produces MKKIDFSSLKAVFVNCTLKKSPSKSHTQNLMDVSIGIMKSEGVSVETIRLADYDVPVGVQPDMTKEGFEKDEWPIIYEKVIAADILVIGTPIWLGERSSIASKLIERLYAMSGYQNDKGQYVYYGKAGGCIITGNEDGVKHCAMGMLYALQHLGYSVPPQADAGWIGTVGPGPSYGDTEWQGETKNPPVGYDSEFTNRNTTFMSYNLMHLAKMLKDNEGYPAYGNSRKEWDDGTRWNFENPEYR; this is translated from the coding sequence ATGAAAAAAATAGATTTCAGTAGTTTAAAAGCGGTATTTGTGAACTGTACCCTTAAAAAATCTCCTTCAAAAAGTCACACACAAAATTTAATGGATGTTTCGATTGGAATTATGAAATCGGAAGGTGTAAGTGTTGAAACAATTCGCCTTGCAGATTATGACGTTCCCGTAGGTGTACAACCTGATATGACAAAAGAAGGTTTTGAAAAAGATGAGTGGCCAATAATTTATGAAAAAGTAATAGCTGCCGATATACTTGTAATTGGTACTCCTATTTGGCTAGGAGAACGATCATCAATAGCTTCAAAATTAATCGAACGTTTGTATGCCATGAGTGGTTATCAAAATGATAAAGGACAATATGTATATTATGGAAAAGCTGGTGGCTGTATTATTACTGGTAATGAAGATGGTGTAAAACATTGTGCCATGGGCATGTTATATGCATTACAACATTTAGGATACAGTGTTCCGCCACAAGCTGATGCGGGTTGGATTGGTACTGTTGGCCCTGGACCTAGTTATGGTGATACTGAGTGGCAAGGGGAAACCAAAAACCCACCGGTGGGTTACGATTCTGAATTTACAAACAGAAACACAACATTCATGAGTTACAACTTAATGCATTTGGCTAAAATGTTAAAAGATAATGAAGGATACCCAGCCTACGGAAATTCTAGAAAAGAATGGGACGATGGTACCCGATGGAATTTTGAAAATCCTGAATATAGGTAG
- a CDS encoding tetratricopeptide repeat protein, which translates to MARFIFSKKYFYFVFLLVFICCPKLQGQVGKSTLTKISELKSHSDFNPQNSNYIDLLLDLAETNMRANPDSTAILLKESYDLSVASEYKKGESIALSTYGYFYAERGDTNKADEYNKKALDIANAYNLDNAKITALNNMGIDFHFQGDHANALTKYLEALTVAEKVNDTRMMSVLSTNIAFLYSYNDDFETALIFHKKSRQINIDAKNEDLLIVSTLSIAHIYRQIGDLEESERLFNDGIPIIKKQNRKDWLSSAYMGKGKIGLERKNYQESLMWFIESEKLCDEIDYSNGYTGTYQGLAESYLGLENLELAETYALKALQISKQISLSKAIKESNLILSNIYHKKGEDKKAFSYMNEYRLLYEKEADEKFKKGLGVALSKMKFENQKKQLIDDQSKVIAKQKSYVYLAIAALLIVSLFLIQIYRTNKLQLKHTEELEEKQNILLQHEAELSEANETKDKLFSIIAHDLKGPINSFYALLELSLTGSMTKEDYNILLPKALKNIQGISVMLNNLLEWAKTQMNGIVVEQRQLEINSVLENTIKVLSPLAEKKLISINNLVPNTNCFSDKNHLTIILRNLISNAIKFTNTNGIITINASIKNNFLEIAIADNGIGMSPEKLQMLFKSAHMKSSFGTDNEKGTGLGLFLCKEMAEGNGGELWVTSEENVGTTIYFTVPMSNKV; encoded by the coding sequence ATGGCAAGATTTATTTTCTCGAAAAAATATTTTTATTTCGTTTTTTTATTGGTTTTTATTTGTTGTCCTAAACTTCAAGGACAAGTAGGAAAAAGTACGCTTACTAAAATATCAGAGTTAAAATCTCATTCAGATTTTAACCCTCAGAATAGTAATTATATTGATTTACTTTTGGATTTAGCAGAAACTAATATGCGTGCCAACCCAGACAGCACAGCTATATTATTAAAAGAAAGTTATGATTTAAGTGTTGCATCTGAATACAAAAAAGGAGAAAGTATAGCACTATCAACTTATGGGTATTTTTATGCTGAAAGAGGAGATACAAACAAAGCTGATGAATATAATAAGAAAGCTTTAGATATCGCGAATGCTTATAACCTAGATAATGCAAAAATTACAGCGTTAAATAATATGGGTATTGATTTTCATTTTCAAGGAGATCATGCAAATGCGCTTACAAAATATTTAGAGGCATTAACAGTTGCTGAGAAAGTTAATGACACTCGCATGATGTCTGTGCTTAGTACTAATATCGCTTTTTTATATAGTTATAATGATGATTTTGAAACTGCTTTAATTTTTCATAAAAAATCAAGACAAATTAATATTGATGCTAAAAACGAAGATTTATTAATTGTCTCTACGCTTAGCATTGCACACATATACAGGCAAATAGGAGATTTAGAAGAATCAGAGCGTTTGTTTAATGATGGTATTCCCATTATTAAAAAACAAAACAGAAAAGATTGGTTATCAAGTGCGTATATGGGAAAAGGTAAAATTGGCCTTGAAAGAAAAAACTATCAAGAATCATTAATGTGGTTTATTGAGTCAGAAAAACTATGTGATGAAATTGATTATAGTAATGGGTACACAGGAACATATCAAGGCTTAGCAGAATCTTATTTAGGACTTGAAAATTTAGAATTAGCTGAAACATATGCCTTAAAAGCATTGCAAATTTCTAAACAAATAAGTCTTTCTAAGGCTATAAAAGAATCGAATTTAATTTTATCTAATATATACCACAAAAAAGGTGAAGATAAAAAGGCTTTTTCTTACATGAATGAGTATAGACTACTTTATGAGAAAGAAGCTGACGAAAAATTTAAAAAAGGACTTGGAGTTGCTCTTAGTAAAATGAAATTTGAAAATCAAAAAAAACAACTTATAGATGATCAAAGTAAAGTTATTGCGAAGCAAAAGAGTTATGTATATTTAGCCATAGCTGCTCTTTTGATAGTTTCTTTATTTCTAATTCAAATTTACAGAACAAATAAACTTCAGCTAAAACATACAGAAGAGTTAGAGGAAAAACAAAACATATTATTGCAACATGAGGCAGAACTCAGTGAAGCGAACGAAACTAAAGACAAATTATTTTCAATTATAGCACATGACCTCAAAGGGCCTATCAATTCTTTTTATGCACTTTTAGAACTTTCCTTGACAGGATCAATGACCAAGGAAGATTATAACATTTTACTGCCTAAAGCTTTAAAAAACATACAAGGTATTTCAGTAATGCTGAACAATCTTTTAGAATGGGCTAAAACACAAATGAATGGTATTGTTGTAGAACAGCGACAATTAGAAATAAATAGTGTTTTAGAAAACACAATCAAGGTTTTATCTCCATTAGCAGAAAAAAAGCTGATTAGTATTAATAATCTAGTACCTAATACTAATTGTTTTAGTGATAAAAATCACTTGACAATAATTCTTAGAAACCTTATAAGTAATGCTATTAAATTTACAAATACAAACGGTATTATAACTATTAATGCTTCAATTAAAAATAATTTTCTTGAAATTGCTATTGCCGATAATGGAATTGGTATGTCTCCTGAAAAACTACAAATGCTTTTTAAAAGTGCTCATATGAAATCTTCTTTTGGGACTGATAATGAAAAAGGGACAGGTCTTGGTCTTTTTTTATGTAAAGAAATGGCAGAAGGAAATGGTGGTGAATTATGGGTAACTAGTGAGGAAAATGTTGGTACAACCATATATTTTACGGTACCTATGTCTAACAAAGTATGA